One Zerene cesonia ecotype Mississippi chromosome 9, Zerene_cesonia_1.1, whole genome shotgun sequence DNA window includes the following coding sequences:
- the LOC119829193 gene encoding uncharacterized protein LOC119829193: MKELILLTLIYFFVSTCLAKLVHKTTDKPVSKLVAEANKPDVVTKDKIGEYLNVHSNKQRNPRNPTITQSPKNVTKSKPEKKKVLVKKPIPKYQEVNSDEDYQNRNKWTKNQDSAEHEDEDFNINDYEFDVNHDEFVSGRKPLEPRTKFVAKPQRPKETAKTEKAPKPKKARSLAKQKNIFPRNIGSVNLRNPADKMKEDDYDQEFSTTTQANKDSKREKDDDEDSDEFEDSSEFTRSSVRIVRSPWHIGLGTYVDKLGEKTSNMMSKFLSILPIFPQVPQAKKLSEDLSFLDNTV, translated from the coding sequence ATGAAAGAATTGATATTACTCAcgttaatatacttttttgtatCGACATGTCTAGCCAAGTTGGTTCACAAAACTACAGACAAGCCTGTCTCTAAATTGGTAGCCGAGGCTAATAAACCTGATGTTGTAACTAAAGATAAAATCggtgaatatttaaatgttcacAGTAACAAACAACGTAATCCTAGGAATCCTACCATCACCCAATCCCcgaaaaatgtaacaaaaagcAAACCTGAAAAAAAGAAAGTCTTAGTGAAGAAGCCGATTCCTAAATACCAAGAAGTCAACAGCGACGAAGATTATCAGAATCGTAATAAATGGACTAAAAATCAAGACTCGGCTGAACATGAAGATGaagatttcaatattaatgattATGAGTTTGATGTGAATCATGACGAGTTCGTAAGTGGAAGAAAACCTTTAGAACCGAGAACAAAATTTGTCGCAAAGCCTCAACGTCCTAAAGAAACTGCAAAGACAGAGAAAGCACCAAAGCCTAAAAAAGCGAGATCTTTggcgaaacaaaaaaatattttccctaGAAATATAGGCTCTGTGAATCTGAGAAACCCCGCGGACAAAATGAAGGAAGACGATTACGATCAAGAATTTTCAACAACCACACAAGCTAATAAAGATTCTAAGCGCGAgaaagatgatgatgaagacaGCGATGAGTTTGAAGATAGCAGTGAATTCACACGCTCCTCTGTTAGAATAGTGAGATCACCCTGGCATATAGGACTGGGAACATACGTCGATAAACTTGGCGAGAAAACTTCAAATATGATGTCAaaatttttaagcattttGCCTATATTTCCACAAGTACCTCAAGCAAAGAAATTAAGTGaagatttatcatttttagaTAACACAGTATAG
- the LOC119829192 gene encoding uncharacterized protein LOC119829192 — translation MSVSQSTPIAQDPTERKMQKKFVIVTLTLIGYWVEAMPVNLDSLEFDNTDVSDLKYNSKDLDDYLKFLESGDNKGNEKTNTKTKAFKKKNTENKGAKVNYNIEDLKKFFKSLGIKDDGSYDDSEVYGLADGEAFKAVGVKGNENRKYKKGTKTRGFHRVQHKDEYKKDKEFYEDDEITGDVKKVGAKGFGYDVSGGLGFDKGQFHHVRNKGIYGKKGVSETGNAEKDYSGYSDSQEFDSYYDGENNN, via the coding sequence ATGTCAGTGTCGCAATCCACTCCAATTGCGCAAGATCCGACGGAGAGAAAAATGCAAaagaaatttgttattgtaacgCTGACATTGATTGGTTATTGGGTTGAAGCGATGCCCGTGAACTTGGACTCGCTTGAGTTCGATAATACAGATGTATCAGATCTTAAATATAACTCTAAAGACCTGGATGACTATTTGAAATTCCTGGAGAGTGGAGATAACAAAGGAAATGAGAAGACGAACACAAAAACAAAGgcgtttaaaaagaaaaatacagaaaacaaAGGGGctaaagttaattataatattgaagatTTGAAGAAATTCTTTAAAAGTCTGGGCATTAAGGACGATGGATCTTATGATGATAGTGAAGTGTACGGCCTAGCTGACGGAGAAGCTTTCAAAGCAGTCGGAGTTAAAGGAAACGAAaacagaaaatacaaaaaaggtaCTAAAACCAGAGGATTTCATAGAGTGCAACACAAAGATGAATACAAGAAGGACAAGGAGTTCTATGAAGATGATGAAATAACTGGTGACGTTAAAAAAGTTGGCGCGAAAGGTTTTGGCTACGATGTTTCTGGAGGCTTAGGGTTTGACAAGGGACAGTTCCATCACgtgaggaataaaggaatttaCGGAAAAAAGGGTGTTTCCGAAACGGGGAATGCAGAAAAGGATTACAGTGGTTATTCTGATTCTCAAGAGTTCGACTCTTATTATGAcggtgaaaataataattag
- the LOC119829194 gene encoding putative uncharacterized protein DDB_G0282133, with the protein MRRSIILFYLLSGAYTQMKTYQHQIFMARKTRSNAPPMQTGYSYSRVNDGPGLISVFNNNIGNESATQITNKSQHGDAAISNEEDKNNRTNKFIKTDNVTSERSLVNKETKIKTTSDHHVENHTERLEAKPTTLNEFIMNYNGNTDYRVDDDDLRKDSNMYDGWPYFHRSPYDYEYIKYDNESDKAKDKRFIYDIIDRVIPVKEVINNDIPPPYYNPATESKENEPEYPSNNNYDNPMYGNQPFFSSVLSDYFDSNYEEDPLTFKGLNWIKDFDNKRTYSDIDDSNKRVRRLQIDEPKHESPTNKYYIDYNSDENSAVADTGFNKYSNREDESLREKIKDDNKKRHRYNGDSYRGFKDFVDSFANKFGSEGHNKDTNYKVNRTQDKGEKKKGFRRVYHKDEYQEDNEFYDNTNNKTSLTESGGSKYNIGGSEAILGSRAAAAINNEGNALTQIGNKDTQSDLKRNKDRYNTNGHDFNFHHYKDIARMAAIQNNADYFDPFLN; encoded by the coding sequence ATGAGACggtcaataattttattctaccTCTTATCTGGTGCGTATACTCAAATGAAGACATACCAACATCAGATTTTTATGGCGAGAAAAACAAGGTCGAACGCACCTCCAATGCAAACGGGATATTCCTACAGTAGAGTTAACGATGGACCAGGCTTAATTTCCgtgtttaataacaatattggaAACGAATCTGCaacacaaataacaaataaaagccAGCACGGAGACGCAGCAATAAGTAACGAAgaggataaaaataatagaacaaacaaatttattaagacagATAATGTTACTTCTGAAAGATCACTCGTAAATAAGGAGACAAAAATTAAGACTACTTCTGATCACCATGTAGAAAACCATACTGAACGTTTGGAAGCTAAGCCTACTACCTTAAATGAGTtcataatgaattataatggTAATACCGACTATAGAgtggatgatgatgatttaagaAAAGACTCCAATATGTACGATGGATGGCCGTATTTCCATCGGAGTCCGTATGATTATGAGTATATAAAGTATGACAATGAAAGCGACAAAGCAAAAGATAAACGCTTCATTTACGATATAATAGATAGAGTCATCCCTGTAAAagaagttattaataatgacaTACCTCCCCCATATTATAATCCTGCTACTGAGTCAAAGGAAAATGAACCTGAGTACCCTTCGAATAATAACTATGATAATCCTATGTATGGAAATCAACCATTTTTTTCTTCAGTGTTAAGTGATTACTTTGATAGTAATTATGAAGAAGATCCTTTAACGTTTAAAGGACTTAACTGGATTAAGGACTTTGATAATAAAAGGACATATTCAGATATTGATGATAGCAATAAGCGTGTTAGACGTTTACAAATTGATGAGCCGAAACATGAGTCTCCGacgaataaatattacattgatTATAATTCTGATGAAAATTCAGCAGTTGCAGATACTGGCTTTAACAAATACAGCAATCGTGAGGATGAAAGTTTgagagaaaaaataaaagatgacaataaaaaaagacatagATACAATGGCGATAGTTATAGAGgatttaaagattttgttGATtcttttgcaaataaatttggcTCAGAAGGACACAATAAAGACACCAATTATAAAGTGAATAGAACACAGGATAAAGGTGAGAAAAAGAAAGGTTTTCGAAGAGTGTATCATAAAGATGAATATCAGGAAGATAACGAGTTCTATGACAACACCAATAACAAAACTTCTTTAACAGAAAGTGGTGGTTCGAAGTATAACATTGGAGGATCTGAAGCGATTTTAGGGTCACGTGCGGCCGCTGCAATTAACAACGAAGGGAATGCCTTAACTCAAATTGGAAATAAAGACACTCAGAGTGACTTGAAAAGGAATAAGGACAGATACAATACGAATGGACACGATTTTAACTTTCATCACTATAAAGATATTGCACGAATGGCTGCGATACAGAACAATGCAGACTATTTCGAtccctttttaaattaa
- the LOC119829019 gene encoding hornerin-like has product MKIPITILCVATATSAVQIGAPATGYIYRNDHNGPASLIQLGAHYQQPNFLPALPIAAPIKTIEAYDIAPVPLPYIAAKPIVIEDAEDESSEEESAEYSDGLVGLGHEGGGGSEYEEAHHKEHGEKGSKGYHSKGHFAKGQAGNYGEVHKEGHHSEGSGEKGAHHDEADSYGKHHKSGKGYKGGDHGHKKYHSKGEDITGYHKVFNKDEFKKDHDFYDVADNSGHFKKHGSDSKHYSEHEGGHKEGEKGVSGFDKGDFGKSGYHNKGHIDDGEAEHVSKEGEESHYNHHEGYGKKGGKSHEKEYEYYDDDEE; this is encoded by the coding sequence ATGAAGATTCCTATTACAATTTTGTGCGTCGCCACAGCAACGTCCGCGGTCCAGATTGGCGCGCCTGCAACGGGATATATTTACAGAAATGACCACAATGGCCCAGCCAGTCTCATCCAGTTAGGGGCGCATTACCAACAGCCCAACTTCCTTCCAGCTTTACCTATTGCAGCGCCAATCAAAACTATTGAAGCTTATGACATCGCCCCTGTCCCATTGCCCTATATAGCAGCTAAGCCAATTGTTATTGAAGACGCTGAAGATGAGAGCTCGGAAGAGGAATCTGCGGAGTATAGCGATGGCTTGGTCGGCCTAGGTCACGAGGGTGGTGGTGGGAGTGAATACGAAGAGGCACATCACAAAGAGCACGGTGAAAAGGGTAGTAAAGGATACCATTCTAAAGGACACTTCGCTAAAGGACAAGCTGGCAATTACGGTGAAGTGCACAAAGAAGGACATCACAGCGAAGGCAGCGGGGAGAAAGGAGCTCATCACGATGAAGCCGACTCATATGGAAAGCACCATAAATCTGGCAAGGGCTACAAGGGCGGTGACCATGGACACAAGAAATACCACAGCAAAGGAGAGGACATCACCGGATACCACAAAGTTTTCAACAAGGATGAGTTCAAAAAGGACCACGACTTTTATGACGTTGCCGATAACAGCGGACATTTTAAGAAACATGGCTCTGACAGCAAGCATTATAGCGAACATGAGGGTGGTCACAAGGAGGGTGAGAAAGGCGTGTCTGGATTTGACAAAGGAGATTTCGGAAAGTCTGGGTACCACAACAAAGGTCATATTGATGATGGGGAAGCAGAACATGTGAGCAAAGAAGGCGAAGAAAGTCATTACAATCACCATGAAGGCTACGGCAAAAAGGGCGGGAAAAGTCATGAAAAGGAATACGAATATTACGACGACGACGAAGAATAG